The following proteins are co-located in the Candidatus Bathyarchaeota archaeon genome:
- a CDS encoding metallophosphoesterase, producing MVKIGVFSDTHIGRSVPKAIGELRREAFKNAFTQAINMFIQEKVDYVIHCGDVFERESMTPSDSIFVKNEFQRLIDNLSKEIKIFVLRGNHDGTIVNNALNYIEHPLAKYFKLIGEETLEGKIEFYEETNFALVGMGYTPYVAYKFKSVQENIKKALKASKASCKILLLHTFIDGHHDLPFGVPEHQKISIKELKNLEASIIISGHNHAKKDEEFEELTFLTPGSTEYYDLAEKDPHGIYILELTNNIVNLKFKAIEPTYFVETVKIDGGKAVKNLDWFLNQALIEFKNYVKKLEKARKKGILRIMLKGIVNEDKYELEAKFKEKLSKHESIIHLELENQVEELTKPLQISSTTTREEFLKGLFEPLGLEALNEALNLTEEVDARLEEAGSQRSGLLKDLDRRRFVKKWLEILGVKD from the coding sequence ATGGTGAAAATAGGCGTTTTCAGTGATACACATATTGGAAGAAGCGTTCCTAAGGCTATAGGTGAGTTAAGAAGAGAAGCTTTCAAAAATGCTTTTACCCAAGCAATAAACATGTTTATTCAAGAGAAAGTTGACTATGTAATTCATTGTGGCGATGTTTTTGAAAGAGAAAGCATGACCCCCAGCGATTCTATATTTGTTAAAAACGAATTTCAAAGGCTTATAGATAATTTAAGCAAAGAAATAAAAATATTTGTTTTACGTGGGAATCATGATGGCACAATTGTAAATAACGCTTTAAATTATATTGAGCATCCGTTAGCTAAGTACTTTAAGCTTATTGGAGAAGAAACTTTAGAAGGCAAAATTGAATTTTATGAAGAAACAAATTTCGCTTTAGTAGGAATGGGTTATACACCTTATGTGGCATACAAGTTTAAAAGCGTGCAAGAAAATATTAAAAAAGCTTTAAAAGCTTCAAAAGCTTCTTGTAAAATTCTTCTTCTTCACACGTTTATTGATGGGCATCATGATTTACCGTTTGGAGTACCAGAGCATCAAAAAATCTCAATTAAAGAATTAAAAAATCTAGAGGCAAGCATTATTATTTCTGGGCATAATCATGCTAAAAAAGATGAAGAGTTTGAGGAATTAACTTTTTTAACGCCTGGAAGCACGGAATATTATGATTTAGCTGAAAAGGATCCTCATGGTATATATATTTTAGAATTAACTAATAATATAGTGAATCTTAAATTTAAAGCTATTGAACCAACCTATTTTGTGGAAACTGTTAAGATAGACGGGGGGAAAGCTGTAAAAAATTTAGATTGGTTTTTAAATCAAGCTTTAATAGAATTTAAAAATTATGTAAAAAAGCTGGAGAAAGCGCGTAAGAAAGGAATATTAAGAATTATGTTAAAAGGTATTGTAAACGAAGATAAATATGAGTTGGAAGCCAAATTTAAAGAAAAACTTTCTAAACATGAATCAATTATTCATTTAGAGCTTGAAAATCAAGTTGAAGAATTAACTAAACCGCTTCAAATATCCTCTACAACAACTCGAGAAGAGTTTCTTAAAGGTTTATTTGAGCCTTTAGGGTTGGAAGCTTTAAATGAAGCTTTAAACCTTACTGAAGAAGTTGATGCACGTTTAGAGGAAGCTGGAAGCCAAAGATCTGGGCTTTTAAAAGATTTAGATCGAAGAAGATTTGTTAAAAAATGGCTTGAAATCTTAGGGGTTAAAGATTGA
- a CDS encoding ATP-binding protein, with protein sequence MTRENVGFVLDGATPLQFSFKVEKGLTMPLHEYVVVEVGERKKVLAEVVNVGSKNPLALEKPAGEAFISDVYSYEIATVEVLGYLDEDGKISKPKIAPKPNTIVYKASDDELQKFYSCDEKRIPIFIGTLLHRSSVKVPVFLQDLSFHLGVFAQTRGGKSYLAGVLIEEILTKTYFPTIVIDVHGDYVMMDRFAETNQKHNDFNVTLYYPPGAPEVPGVTAEVKELKISLNQVENEAFMDMLGRIGELQEAALREILEELKESGKPFGFGDLMDKVKEKSEREDSEAEDRRRFKSLYARIKDAERDVKLPAEGLSLQELLQPKTLSIICLRGLRSKVQDAYTAIIVDLIFNNQVKYFGKEPLKAPPTFLFIEEAHRVASKESSRYAVKALSTAIREGAKFGLYLCLISQRPRSISPEIMANVGNYAVLRITNNQDQSIIESASESFSHRLVEDLPALNQGEAVLVGPYVPIPAVIKTQKRKTIHFGATPNLLEIQNKIINEIKKRERERW encoded by the coding sequence ATGACTAGAGAAAACGTGGGTTTTGTTCTTGACGGAGCTACACCTCTTCAATTCAGTTTTAAAGTTGAGAAGGGTTTAACGATGCCCCTTCATGAATATGTTGTAGTTGAAGTGGGTGAAAGAAAAAAGGTTTTAGCTGAAGTTGTAAATGTTGGTTCTAAAAATCCTTTAGCTTTAGAAAAACCTGCTGGAGAAGCATTTATAAGCGATGTTTACAGCTATGAAATTGCTACAGTTGAAGTTTTAGGTTATTTGGATGAGGATGGAAAAATATCAAAACCTAAAATAGCTCCAAAACCAAATACAATTGTTTATAAAGCTTCAGATGATGAGCTTCAAAAGTTTTATTCATGTGATGAAAAAAGAATTCCAATTTTTATTGGAACTCTTCTTCATAGATCAAGCGTTAAAGTTCCTGTTTTCCTTCAGGATTTAAGTTTTCATCTAGGAGTTTTCGCTCAAACTAGAGGGGGAAAATCGTATTTAGCAGGGGTTTTAATTGAGGAGATTTTAACAAAAACTTATTTTCCAACCATAGTTATTGATGTGCATGGAGATTATGTAATGATGGACAGATTTGCGGAAACAAATCAAAAACATAATGACTTTAATGTAACTCTTTATTATCCACCTGGAGCACCTGAAGTCCCAGGGGTTACAGCGGAAGTTAAAGAACTTAAAATAAGCTTAAATCAAGTTGAAAATGAAGCTTTCATGGATATGCTTGGTAGAATAGGAGAGTTGCAAGAAGCGGCTTTAAGAGAAATTCTTGAGGAGCTTAAAGAATCAGGTAAACCTTTCGGGTTTGGTGATTTAATGGATAAAGTGAAAGAAAAAAGCGAAAGAGAAGATAGTGAAGCTGAGGATAGAAGAAGATTTAAATCTTTATATGCTAGAATAAAGGATGCTGAAAGAGATGTTAAGCTCCCAGCTGAAGGCTTAAGTCTTCAAGAGCTTCTTCAACCAAAAACATTAAGCATAATATGTTTAAGAGGGTTAAGATCTAAAGTTCAAGATGCTTATACAGCAATAATTGTTGATTTAATTTTTAACAATCAAGTTAAATATTTTGGGAAAGAGCCCTTAAAAGCGCCTCCAACATTCCTTTTTATAGAAGAAGCTCATAGAGTTGCTTCTAAAGAGTCAAGTCGTTACGCTGTAAAAGCTTTATCAACAGCTATAAGGGAGGGCGCTAAATTTGGTTTATATCTTTGTTTAATAAGCCAGCGTCCAAGAAGCATAAGCCCTGAAATTATGGCTAATGTAGGGAATTACGCTGTTTTAAGAATAACAAATAATCAAGATCAAAGCATTATAGAATCTGCAAGCGAAAGCTTTAGCCACAGATTGGTGGAAGATTTACCTGCTTTAAATCAAGGTGAAGCCGTATTAGTTGGACCATATGTTCCAATTCCAGCTGTTATAAAAACTCAAAAAAGAAAAACTATACATTTTGGTGCAACCCCAAACCTTTTAGAAATTCAAAATAAAATTATTAACGAGATTAAGAAGAGGGAAAGAGAGAGATGGTGA
- a CDS encoding DNA double-strand break repair nuclease NurA, with protein sequence MTEDIFLPSFMSEMKKISSLSLKIDPQEKFRKIYEELWIEHNFVAPLNFNFMVCDGSRGLTEFQGGIKALYARALVHSFKGKEFIDRIAETKVFVDYLLQKEDSYMKAVELNALKKALEKVDEALAIYDGSLYPTFPLSALNNEKIAKAKTEEFKALAAVYKQAYDENQVLIGFCKDSNVSYIRAKVLIDCLKIEAPRIGEEVSRQMYPSRIAKKLKKLKEEASEREKKLLESYCYEFELKTSDEEVFSNLSLNPGFTTPLILAPQPLYLEAAYEKKRDWWNSIFREKTSKLKPELYEIVKLLDEVYSLPPLATICWKPHHGLEVHRVDLSGWSLGVKMKWGDLKENIFIKEKAFINCCKEIVEKLNALSLTPTIIGPLTDVDTLVRIDNSVYRDVYEPILINTLKKTGLKAKLRRRRLREILLRRMR encoded by the coding sequence TTGACGGAGGATATATTTCTCCCAAGCTTTATGAGTGAAATGAAAAAAATTTCAAGTTTAAGTTTAAAAATTGATCCTCAAGAAAAATTTAGAAAAATTTACGAAGAGTTATGGATAGAACACAATTTCGTTGCGCCTTTAAACTTTAATTTTATGGTTTGCGATGGAAGCCGAGGTTTAACTGAATTTCAAGGCGGCATTAAAGCTTTATATGCAAGAGCTTTAGTTCACTCTTTTAAAGGTAAAGAATTCATTGATAGAATAGCGGAAACTAAAGTTTTTGTGGATTATCTTCTTCAAAAAGAAGATTCATATATGAAGGCTGTTGAGTTAAATGCGCTTAAAAAAGCTTTAGAAAAAGTTGATGAAGCTTTAGCAATTTATGATGGATCGCTTTATCCCACTTTCCCTTTATCCGCTTTAAATAACGAGAAAATAGCTAAAGCTAAAACAGAAGAGTTTAAAGCTTTAGCAGCAGTTTATAAGCAAGCTTATGATGAAAACCAAGTTTTAATAGGGTTTTGTAAAGATAGCAACGTAAGCTATATTAGAGCTAAAGTGTTAATAGACTGCTTAAAAATTGAGGCCCCTCGTATAGGCGAAGAAGTTTCAAGGCAAATGTATCCATCTAGAATAGCTAAAAAATTAAAAAAGCTTAAAGAAGAAGCAAGCGAAAGAGAAAAAAAGCTTTTAGAAAGTTATTGCTATGAGTTTGAATTAAAAACTTCAGATGAAGAAGTTTTCAGTAATTTAAGCTTAAATCCTGGGTTTACAACACCTTTAATTTTAGCTCCTCAACCTTTATATTTAGAAGCTGCTTACGAGAAAAAGAGAGATTGGTGGAACTCTATTTTTAGAGAGAAAACAAGTAAATTAAAACCAGAACTTTATGAAATTGTTAAGTTACTGGATGAAGTTTATAGTTTACCACCTTTAGCTACAATTTGCTGGAAACCTCATCATGGTCTTGAAGTTCATAGAGTAGATTTATCAGGGTGGAGCTTAGGTGTTAAAATGAAGTGGGGAGATTTAAAGGAAAACATATTTATTAAAGAGAAGGCGTTTATTAATTGCTGTAAAGAAATTGTTGAAAAACTTAATGCTTTAAGCTTAACCCCAACAATTATAGGGCCTCTAACTGATGTTGACACGCTTGTTAGAATTGATAACTCTGTTTATAGAGATGTTTATGAACCGATTCTCATCAATACACTTAAAAAAACTGGTTTGAAAGCTAAGTTAAGAAGAAGAAGGCTTAGAGAAATATTGTTAAGAAGGATGCGTTAA
- a CDS encoding ABC transporter substrate-binding protein, translating into MGESSKKGVSAKLIIAIVLIIIVIAAGVGGYYYYYLPSLKPKVPNPETFIYQTFGDADSLDPAWDYETAGGEVLELVYERLVYYNRDKLEIVPELAESWEVSPDGSVYTFHIRKGIKFHDGTPLNASAVKFSLDRVILMNDPDGPAWILAQIIKGGPAYMEANTWENENEMEMKEYVKEYLAAEGIKVIDDYTVQITLEYPSAAFLSMLCYGGPGAIVSPSFVLAHSEKGWWSDPKEFPPFGLDKPGFHNEYMNTHTCGTGAYKVVEWTPKTRIVLEANENYWRESPKIKRVIFQQIDEAGTRLLALFSGEADSVIVPSSNLFDIIEKDPWLNERKIVPLKKGIVVEVYDSLAIGGFEINLNPPDPILKRALNNKNFRYGLSYIFDYDTYINTVTYGLAEQGRGPVPKGLLGYDETLFQFKYNPDKAKEHFLKAKAEGAYEDGLKITLYYNAGNEARRRACLLFKDGIENLNVGISIDVQELDWPTYLAKMRASELPIFFIGWQPDYADPDNYVATYAHSEMGVFAKRIGYANETIDALVEQAAKEQDPGKRVELYREIQRELIEEAVYLWVSQAKSLHVARDWVKGYFYNPMWSGWDTGCMRFMWKEETTEQVAVNINGFTPLLIVATMLSPEIIKKTF; encoded by the coding sequence ATGGGTGAATCTTCTAAAAAAGGTGTAAGCGCAAAACTTATTATCGCAATTGTGCTTATAATCATAGTGATTGCTGCAGGTGTAGGCGGATACTATTATTATTATTTACCAAGCTTAAAACCTAAAGTGCCTAATCCTGAGACTTTCATTTACCAAACTTTTGGGGACGCTGATTCTTTAGATCCTGCTTGGGATTACGAAACTGCTGGAGGTGAAGTATTAGAGCTTGTATATGAAAGGCTTGTTTACTATAATAGGGATAAATTAGAAATTGTTCCTGAGCTAGCTGAAAGCTGGGAAGTTTCTCCAGACGGCTCAGTATATACTTTTCATATTAGGAAAGGAATTAAATTTCATGATGGAACACCATTAAACGCTTCGGCTGTTAAATTTTCGCTAGATAGAGTTATCCTGATGAATGATCCTGATGGCCCAGCTTGGATATTAGCACAAATAATTAAAGGTGGACCAGCCTATATGGAAGCTAACACATGGGAAAATGAAAATGAAATGGAAATGAAAGAATATGTTAAAGAATACTTAGCAGCAGAGGGAATAAAAGTTATAGATGATTATACCGTGCAAATAACTCTTGAATATCCTTCAGCTGCATTCCTGTCTATGCTATGCTATGGTGGACCAGGCGCTATAGTTTCACCATCATTTGTTTTAGCTCATTCAGAGAAAGGTTGGTGGAGCGATCCAAAAGAGTTTCCCCCCTTCGGACTTGATAAACCTGGTTTTCATAATGAATACATGAACACTCATACATGCGGAACAGGAGCATACAAAGTTGTTGAATGGACACCTAAAACTAGAATAGTTCTTGAAGCTAATGAAAACTATTGGAGAGAATCTCCAAAAATTAAAAGAGTAATTTTCCAGCAGATTGATGAGGCTGGAACAAGGCTTTTAGCTTTATTCTCTGGAGAAGCAGATAGCGTAATTGTTCCATCATCTAACCTATTCGATATAATTGAAAAGGATCCATGGCTTAACGAGCGGAAAATAGTTCCATTAAAGAAAGGGATAGTTGTAGAAGTTTACGATTCACTAGCGATTGGAGGTTTTGAAATAAACTTAAATCCACCTGACCCTATATTAAAAAGAGCTTTAAACAATAAAAACTTTAGATATGGTTTATCATATATATTCGATTATGATACTTACATAAATACTGTAACTTATGGATTAGCTGAGCAGGGTAGAGGACCTGTACCTAAAGGCTTGCTTGGTTACGATGAAACATTATTCCAGTTTAAATATAACCCGGATAAAGCTAAAGAACACTTTTTAAAAGCTAAAGCTGAAGGAGCATATGAAGATGGGCTTAAAATAACACTTTACTATAACGCTGGAAATGAAGCTAGACGAAGAGCATGCCTCTTATTTAAAGATGGAATTGAAAACCTTAATGTTGGCATTTCTATAGATGTTCAAGAGCTTGATTGGCCAACATATCTTGCTAAAATGAGAGCTAGCGAATTGCCTATCTTCTTTATTGGTTGGCAGCCAGATTACGCGGATCCAGATAATTATGTAGCCACCTATGCTCATTCAGAAATGGGCGTCTTCGCTAAAAGAATAGGTTATGCAAATGAAACTATCGATGCGCTTGTTGAGCAAGCTGCTAAAGAGCAAGATCCAGGTAAACGCGTAGAACTTTATCGTGAAATTCAACGCGAATTAATAGAAGAAGCCGTTTATCTTTGGGTTTCTCAAGCCAAATCGCTTCATGTTGCTAGAGATTGGGTTAAAGGGTACTTCTATAATCCGATGTGGTCTGGTTGGGATACAGGATGCATGCGCTTTATGTGGAAAGAAGAAACCACAGAGCAAGTAGCTGTAAATATAAATGGTTTTACACCTTTATTAATAGTAGCAACCATGTTAAGCCCTGAAATTATTAAAAAAACTTTTTAA
- a CDS encoding ABC transporter permease, with product MRMQDYIIRRLLLLLPVLLGVSMLTFTLSHLIGDPVAAYVTSEKISEERIQLIVKAHGLDKPVYIQYLYYLRDLLRGDWGISRSDSNRPVVESIRNYFPATLELTIVAMSLSLLMGIPIGIISATKKDKPVDHAVRVFALTGVSMPIFWLGLLLQYVFYYQFKVHGLPFLPLSQRIDPFIAIQHPVKQVTGLLLLDSLINLNPYAFKSALEHIIMPAFCLSYVTLALIARMMRASMLEVLRQDYITLARSKGLPEKIIIYKHALRNAMIPTITVAGLAFGGLLAGAVLTETVFAWPGVGRWSTQAILTSDMGGIMGFTLLVAIIYVLANLIVDVLYAILDPRIRLG from the coding sequence ATGAGAATGCAAGATTATATTATTAGGAGATTGCTTCTTTTGCTTCCTGTTTTGCTTGGTGTTTCAATGTTAACTTTTACGCTTTCTCATTTAATTGGCGATCCTGTGGCAGCTTACGTGACTAGCGAGAAAATTTCTGAAGAAAGAATTCAATTAATAGTTAAAGCGCATGGTTTAGATAAACCTGTTTATATTCAATACCTTTATTATTTAAGGGATTTGCTTCGTGGAGATTGGGGGATTTCTAGATCAGACTCTAATAGGCCTGTGGTTGAATCTATTCGAAATTATTTTCCAGCTACTCTTGAGTTAACGATTGTAGCTATGAGTTTAAGCCTTTTAATGGGTATTCCCATAGGAATAATTTCAGCTACAAAAAAAGATAAGCCTGTAGATCATGCTGTTAGAGTTTTCGCTTTAACTGGAGTTTCAATGCCTATTTTCTGGCTTGGTTTACTTCTTCAATATGTTTTTTATTACCAATTTAAGGTTCATGGTTTACCTTTCCTTCCCTTATCTCAAAGAATAGATCCTTTTATAGCTATTCAGCATCCAGTTAAACAAGTGACTGGTTTGCTTTTGCTTGACAGCTTAATAAATTTAAACCCATATGCTTTTAAAAGTGCTTTAGAGCATATTATAATGCCTGCTTTCTGCCTCTCATATGTTACTTTAGCTTTAATAGCTAGAATGATGCGGGCAAGCATGCTTGAAGTTTTAAGGCAAGATTACATTACTTTAGCTAGATCAAAAGGTTTACCTGAAAAAATTATTATTTATAAGCATGCTTTAAGAAACGCTATGATCCCTACTATAACAGTTGCAGGTTTAGCTTTTGGAGGATTGCTTGCTGGAGCTGTTTTAACTGAAACAGTTTTCGCTTGGCCTGGCGTTGGAAGATGGTCTACTCAAGCTATTTTAACTTCAGATATGGGTGGAATAATGGGCTTCACGCTTCTTGTAGCTATAATTTATGTTTTAGCTAATTTAATTGTTGATGTGTTATACGCGATTCTTGATCCAAGAATAAGATTAGGGTGA
- a CDS encoding ABC transporter permease: MNRSILNSWIKDLEPQWREFKFTIYLLKQSPLVVAGFIIISIFIIAAILAPWIAPYGPEERIWAEQQQPPSLKHLFGTDENGGDIFSRVIWGARIDLSIALAVVGSASLIGSIIGAVSGFMGGKIDEALMRVTDVFLAFPGLILAMAIAAALGRNLINLTIALTVVWWPSYARLIRGVVLSEREKLYVEAAKAIGAKNTRIIFRHILPNVIYPLLVNATLDLGSVILTAAGLSFIGFGAGAGIAEWGRMISDGRNYLFQAPWMATFPGLAILLSSLALNLVGDGLRDVLDPRLRR, translated from the coding sequence ATGAATAGAAGCATTTTAAATTCTTGGATTAAAGATTTAGAGCCTCAATGGCGAGAATTCAAGTTTACAATTTACCTTTTAAAGCAAAGCCCCTTAGTAGTAGCTGGGTTTATAATAATTTCTATCTTTATTATTGCAGCTATACTTGCGCCTTGGATAGCGCCTTATGGTCCTGAAGAAAGAATTTGGGCTGAACAACAGCAGCCTCCAAGCTTAAAGCATTTATTTGGAACAGATGAAAATGGCGGTGATATTTTCAGCAGAGTTATTTGGGGTGCTCGGATAGATCTTTCAATAGCTTTAGCGGTTGTTGGCTCAGCTTCTTTAATAGGTTCTATTATAGGTGCTGTTTCAGGTTTTATGGGTGGTAAAATTGATGAAGCTTTAATGAGAGTAACAGATGTTTTTCTAGCTTTTCCAGGGTTAATTTTAGCTATGGCTATTGCTGCAGCGCTTGGAAGAAATCTTATAAACTTAACTATAGCGCTTACAGTTGTTTGGTGGCCAAGCTACGCTAGGCTTATTCGCGGGGTTGTGCTTTCTGAAAGAGAAAAGCTTTATGTTGAAGCTGCTAAAGCTATAGGCGCTAAAAACACGCGTATAATATTTAGGCATATTCTTCCAAACGTTATTTACCCGCTTTTAGTTAATGCTACTTTGGATTTAGGCTCAGTTATTTTAACAGCTGCTGGATTAAGCTTTATAGGATTTGGGGCTGGAGCTGGGATAGCTGAATGGGGTAGAATGATATCAGATGGAAGAAACTATTTGTTTCAAGCGCCGTGGATGGCTACTTTCCCAGGGTTAGCGATTCTATTAAGCTCATTAGCTTTAAATTTGGTTGGAGATGGTTTAAGAGATGTTCTCGATCCAAGGCTTAGAAGATGA